The proteins below come from a single Candidatus Delongbacteria bacterium genomic window:
- a CDS encoding T9SS type A sorting domain-containing protein: MFRIRPTRISPPLGLLSCCLLLGASSASALSLQILEESRPLRDTDLALTGQYARDECMAVLLQGDTLYYGSGKVLEVRLLLANGDNQVLGSRQFEEGIRELILDGDLLVVKTLSTVQLLRNQAPNFPRQGVLENWSGFPFTMKVHDDALYLATYNGVDVYDIGNLQSPALVTTLHGGQPCFDLEVGDQTLFVKGRLEGNQYGLSSFDLGNPLDPEPLGMILTDPANLQGFCLRDSILFSLAGLTLTSYDISQPGEFQAIGSLPLGSMSYMVNAAPDQPLVLLNDYLSGARLLDVSDPIAIQSLPPLGTDPILAISVSWENQRLALSSQSRDLAILDVSQPSSPQVTHLVDHGGGTARELALCGPVLAASYQGGTVRLLQGDSPDALAARERLTGFSCAPLLAASGTLLAAADSQHVALFRVENDESSALLANLNLNEMPSDIALGSNWLAAVNPAGPIQIWNLSIPETPVALPEAARPLAGVARLAACSQGLLVWQASSLFLLDPQDGSLPPLGLALGSAILDLAVDGETALLALANGQSRLVSLSSDALVVLGSASTPAVQRVALSDGWAWIHTPDHRWQLLDVNDPQAPVWHESWIDPEAYIGSVAMSGHTLFSTNVSMGILRLRNTLANHAPQWNAPEELFFEEDGTGFLSLAGSLVDADLDRFTLQISPSENLQGQLVGEQLQLTASADWNGQETLELLAFDGYGEDAAVHPLVVTVSAVNDSPLLQACGLDCNTELAPEELSGLGILAEDVDGDNLELVWLADGEPFAQQSLFPQDLGQCLEFPLDLLPAGASVIHAQLADGEFVVNENGELCAWTLTATGVESAVLPGSWRLDNVVPNPFNPSTRIVIRAGSAGSARLAVYDLQGRLQEVLWQGPLASGSHAFVWQAGSRASGIYLAVLETSSGRQVQRMTLLK, translated from the coding sequence GTGCTCGAGGTCAGGCTCCTGCTCGCGAACGGCGACAACCAGGTGCTGGGCAGCCGCCAGTTCGAGGAAGGCATTCGCGAACTGATCCTGGACGGGGACCTGCTGGTGGTGAAGACCCTCAGCACCGTGCAGCTGCTGCGCAACCAGGCCCCCAATTTTCCCCGCCAGGGCGTGCTGGAAAACTGGAGCGGGTTCCCCTTCACCATGAAGGTTCACGACGACGCGCTCTACCTGGCCACCTACAATGGTGTGGATGTGTACGACATCGGCAATCTGCAGTCCCCTGCGCTGGTGACCACACTCCACGGTGGCCAGCCCTGTTTTGACCTGGAAGTCGGCGACCAGACCCTGTTCGTCAAAGGTCGCCTCGAAGGCAACCAGTATGGGCTGTCTTCCTTTGATCTGGGCAATCCGCTGGACCCGGAACCTCTGGGCATGATCCTGACCGATCCGGCCAACCTGCAGGGTTTCTGTCTGCGTGACTCGATTCTGTTCTCGCTGGCTGGCCTCACCCTGACCAGCTACGACATCAGCCAGCCGGGCGAGTTCCAGGCCATCGGCAGCCTGCCGCTGGGCAGCATGAGCTACATGGTGAATGCCGCGCCCGACCAGCCGCTGGTGTTGCTGAATGACTATCTCAGCGGCGCGAGGCTGCTGGATGTGAGCGATCCCATCGCGATCCAGTCCCTGCCGCCGCTGGGCACCGATCCCATTCTGGCGATCTCGGTCTCCTGGGAAAACCAGCGCCTGGCGCTCTCCTCCCAGAGCCGTGACCTGGCCATCCTGGACGTGAGCCAGCCCTCATCGCCCCAGGTGACACATCTGGTGGATCACGGGGGTGGCACGGCCCGCGAGCTGGCCCTCTGCGGTCCGGTGCTGGCCGCTTCCTACCAGGGCGGCACGGTGCGCCTGCTGCAGGGTGACAGCCCCGACGCCCTGGCGGCCCGCGAGCGCCTGACGGGCTTCTCCTGCGCCCCCCTGCTGGCGGCCTCCGGGACTTTGCTGGCGGCAGCCGACAGCCAGCACGTGGCCCTGTTCCGGGTCGAGAATGATGAGTCCTCCGCGCTGCTGGCCAACCTGAACCTGAACGAGATGCCCAGCGACATCGCCCTGGGCTCCAACTGGCTGGCCGCGGTGAACCCCGCCGGACCGATCCAGATCTGGAACCTGAGCATCCCCGAGACCCCTGTGGCCTTGCCGGAGGCGGCGCGTCCGCTGGCTGGCGTCGCAAGACTCGCGGCCTGCTCGCAAGGTCTGCTGGTGTGGCAGGCGTCCAGCCTGTTCCTGCTCGATCCGCAGGATGGCAGTCTGCCTCCGCTGGGCCTGGCCCTGGGCAGTGCGATCCTGGACCTGGCCGTGGACGGGGAGACCGCCCTGCTGGCCCTGGCCAATGGCCAGAGTCGGCTGGTGTCACTCAGCTCCGATGCGCTGGTCGTACTGGGCAGCGCCAGCACACCCGCCGTGCAGCGGGTCGCGCTGTCCGATGGCTGGGCCTGGATCCATACCCCTGATCATCGCTGGCAGCTGCTGGATGTCAACGACCCCCAGGCACCCGTGTGGCACGAAAGCTGGATCGATCCCGAAGCCTACATCGGTTCGGTGGCGATGTCCGGACACACGCTGTTCAGTACCAATGTCAGCATGGGCATCCTGCGCCTGCGCAACACACTGGCCAACCATGCTCCGCAGTGGAACGCCCCCGAAGAACTGTTCTTCGAGGAGGACGGCACAGGGTTCCTGTCCCTCGCCGGCAGCCTGGTCGACGCGGACCTGGATCGCTTCACGCTCCAGATATCCCCCAGCGAGAACCTGCAGGGCCAGCTCGTGGGTGAGCAGCTGCAACTCACGGCAAGCGCCGACTGGAACGGGCAGGAGACTCTCGAGCTGCTGGCGTTCGATGGCTACGGCGAGGACGCGGCCGTGCACCCGCTGGTGGTCACGGTGAGTGCGGTGAATGACAGCCCCCTGCTCCAGGCCTGCGGGCTGGACTGCAACACCGAGCTGGCTCCGGAAGAACTGTCCGGTCTGGGCATTCTGGCCGAGGATGTGGATGGCGACAACCTGGAGCTGGTCTGGCTGGCCGATGGCGAGCCCTTCGCCCAGCAGAGCCTCTTCCCCCAGGACCTGGGACAGTGCCTGGAGTTTCCGCTGGATCTGCTTCCCGCGGGGGCGAGCGTGATCCATGCCCAACTGGCCGACGGGGAATTCGTGGTGAACGAGAATGGTGAGCTCTGCGCCTGGACCCTGACGGCCACGGGCGTGGAGTCCGCCGTGCTTCCCGGCAGCTGGCGCCTGGACAACGTGGTGCCCAATCCCTTCAATCCCAGTACCCGGATCGTGATCCGCGCCGGTTCCGCCGGCTCGGCCCGCCTGGCCGTGTACGACCTTCAGGGCCGCCTGCAGGAAGTCCTCTGGCAGGGCCCGCTGGCCAGTGGCAGCCATGCCTTCGTCTGGCAGGCCGGCTCACGCGCCTCGGGCATCTACCTGGCGGTCCTCGAGACCAGCTCCGGACGCCAGGTCCAGCGGATGACGCTGCTCAAATAA